One part of the Hydra vulgaris chromosome 01, alternate assembly HydraT2T_AEP genome encodes these proteins:
- the LOC136074887 gene encoding zinc finger MYM-type protein 5-like, with protein MVAKLPKMTNFFSSNQTTMQFPQTVDNNKNNERKDENNNTENEVACQGPSNEIQEVESVESTMHNNELDSDTILREDPVLWPLQLKENERMKYLNKGYAFFKNKDSNFESSKRMFKNQYRYYSVKYFQKVMNNGEKCDRKWLMFSESTGCVFCYVCKLFSTDYENVFVKSGFYNWKKAKQTIFGLENSKEHIQCMIKWIEFIKQNTHVNEYMVIQIKREFNYWSAILNRIVAVIRFLDGRGLAFRDHNEVIGSSNNGNCLGMLELLTQFDPVLKQHIDTFANKGKGNVNYLSKLFAKS; from the exons ATGGTAGCTAAACTTCCgaaaatgacaaattttttttcatcaaaccaAACTACTATGCAATTTCCACAAACtgtagataataataaaaacaatgaaagaaaagatgaaaACAATAACACGGAAAATGAGGTAGCCTGCCAAGGTCCTTCAAATGAAATTCAAGAAGTTGAAAGTGTTGAATCTACAATGCATAACAATGAGCTTGACTCAG ATACCATTCTACGCGAAGACCCTGTATTATGGCCGTTACAATTAAAGGAAAATGAACGAATGAAGTATTTAAACAAGgggtatgctttttttaaaaataaagactcTAATTTCGAATCTTCGAAGCGGATGTTCAAAAACCAGTACAGATATTATTCGgttaaatactttcaaaaagTGATGAATAATGGCGAAAAGTGTGACCGAAAATGGTTAATGTTTTCTGAATCCACTGGATGTGTATTTTGTTATGTTTGCAAGTTGTTTTCAACCGATTACGAAAACGTATTTGTCAAAAGTGGCTTTTACAATTGGAAAAAAGCTAAACAAACTATTTTCGGCCTCGAAAACAGCAAGGAACATATTCAATGTATGATTAAGTGGATAGAattcataaaacaaaatactcaTGTCAATGAATATATGGTAATCCAGATTAAAAGGGAATTTAATTATTGGTCTGCAATCTTAAATAGAATAGTTGCGGTTATTCGTTTTTTAGACGGAAGAGGTTTAGCATTTCGAGACCATAATGAAGTTATAGGATCGTCAAATAACGGAAATTGCTTAGGCATGTTAGAACTGTTGACTCAATTTGATCCAGTTTTAAAGCAACACATTGACACTTTTGCAAATAAAGGCAAAGGTAATGTAAATTATTTGTCTAAACTATTTGCGAAGAGCTAA